The following proteins are co-located in the Panthera uncia isolate 11264 chromosome F1, Puncia_PCG_1.0, whole genome shotgun sequence genome:
- the SMIM42 gene encoding small integral membrane protein 42 — MSSSQLPAFLWDKSTLTTAISDPARLVKVLFFFALLMTLVTLLILVWKVTKDRGNKNREPDPRKEDTLLA, encoded by the coding sequence ATGTCTTCCTCACAACTCCCAGCCTTCCTGTGGGACAAGAGTACACTCACCACCGCCATATCTGACCCTGCTCGCCTAGTAAAGGTTCTCTTCTTCTTTGCACTCCTGATGACCTTAGTCACTCTACTCATCCTGGTCTGGAAGGTAACCAAAGACCGAGGCAACAAGAACAGAGAGCCAGACCCGAGAAAGGAAGATACTCTGCTGGCGTGA